One Candidatus Schekmanbacteria bacterium DNA segment encodes these proteins:
- a CDS encoding cytochrome c: MKRIVVIIAVLFSFTIVFSQIAERNASANPWKVIYKDHCKSCHGSRGQGTLAGPNIKKLTLKEFKAAFKVGTGAMQSFYYIPKSKITSIWKFVSKK; this comes from the coding sequence ATGAAAAGAATTGTGGTAATTATTGCAGTATTATTCAGCTTTACAATTGTCTTTAGCCAGATTGCCGAAAGAAATGCGTCGGCTAATCCATGGAAGGTAATTTACAAGGATCACTGCAAGTCATGTCATGGGAGCAGGGGGCAGGGGACTCTTGCCGGTCCAAACATAAAAAAATTAACTTTGAAGGAATTCAAAGCTGCTTTCAAGGTAGGTACCGGTGCAATGCAGTCTTTTTATTATATTCCAAAATCAAAAATCACATCGATCTGGAAGTTCGTAAGCAAAAAATAA
- a CDS encoding MFS transporter produces MGNSRKILIVFAIASFLNDLGSDMIQPLWPLYVREVMGASMVVLGFIDGLGNAIVSISQAVSGYLSDKMKRRKIFIWVGYLMGGTSRLGYSIAPTWHWLIPFKCLDRAGKMRGAPRDAMIADESTNETRGKNFGILRAMDNAGALCGVILGILLIESIGYRSLFILAAIPSILGAILIILFIKEQRKGTDGKEFSLKNINKNFRLFLIASSIFGLGNFSYSFLLIAARGAGFKTTSIPVLYLIYTFIAALMSLPFGKLADSLGRKKTLLISFIFFMLMCLGFSVIDSNPVLVITLFVLYGLHLAAIEPAQKALASEIVPQAMRGTALGTLQMATGILTLPSSIIAGFLWEKSGNIYPFIFSFLLTAVASVLLMFVKEEKQSL; encoded by the coding sequence ATGGGTAATTCACGAAAAATCCTAATAGTTTTCGCTATAGCGTCATTTTTAAATGACCTTGGCTCGGACATGATCCAGCCCCTCTGGCCTCTTTATGTAAGAGAGGTTATGGGAGCAAGCATGGTTGTGCTCGGTTTCATTGATGGACTTGGCAACGCCATTGTCTCAATCTCACAGGCGGTTTCAGGATATCTTTCAGATAAAATGAAGCGGAGGAAGATTTTCATCTGGGTTGGCTATCTGATGGGAGGAACTTCAAGGCTTGGCTATTCCATTGCCCCCACATGGCATTGGCTCATTCCCTTCAAATGTTTAGACAGGGCAGGAAAAATGAGAGGAGCACCCCGCGATGCCATGATTGCCGATGAATCAACCAATGAGACAAGAGGAAAAAATTTCGGAATATTGAGAGCAATGGACAATGCAGGAGCTCTTTGCGGTGTGATATTGGGAATCCTGCTGATAGAGAGCATAGGTTACAGGTCCCTTTTCATTCTTGCCGCCATTCCATCAATATTAGGAGCCATTCTTATAATTCTTTTTATAAAGGAACAGCGGAAGGGGACGGATGGGAAGGAGTTCTCATTAAAGAACATTAATAAAAATTTCAGGCTATTTCTTATTGCGAGCTCTATCTTCGGGCTTGGAAACTTCAGCTATTCTTTTCTTCTTATTGCCGCAAGGGGCGCAGGTTTTAAGACTACATCCATTCCTGTTCTATATCTCATCTACACTTTCATTGCAGCTTTGATGTCCCTCCCCTTTGGAAAACTTGCTGATAGTTTAGGGAGGAAAAAGACGCTTCTAATCTCATTCATATTCTTCATGCTCATGTGCCTTGGGTTTTCAGTGATAGATTCAAATCCTGTGCTTGTAATAACGCTTTTTGTCCTCTATGGTCTTCACCTTGCAGCAATAGAGCCTGCACAGAAGGCATTAGCTTCAGAGATTGTCCCGCAGGCAATGCGGGGGACAGCGCTTGGCACACTCCAGATGGCAACAGGGATCCTGACCCTGCCGTCTTCGATAATCGCAGGATTCCTCTGGGAAAAATCAGGGAATATCTATCCATTTATTTTCTCTTTCCTCCTCACCGCCGTGGCCTCGGTGTTACTCATGTTTGTGAAGGAGGAAAAGCAATCTTTATAA
- a CDS encoding type II toxin-antitoxin system HicB family antitoxin, which yields MYKYEVIVYWSNEDKAYIAEVPELPGCMADGTTYEDAIRNAQVVISEWIETSKRLKREIPKPKGKLAYA from the coding sequence ATGTATAAATATGAAGTGATTGTTTACTGGAGCAATGAAGATAAAGCATACATAGCTGAAGTGCCGGAACTGCCAGGATGCATGGCAGATGGTACAACCTATGAAGATGCCATCCGGAATGCGCAAGTAGTTATTTCCGAGTGGATAGAAACTTCAAAAAGACTAAAAAGAGAAATACCTAAACCAAAAGGCAAGCTGGCATACGCGTAA
- the lptG gene encoding LPS export ABC transporter permease LptG, which translates to MKILDRYVLKEFLRYLFLTLCIFVAIYLIADLFERVDEIIEHKVSLMVAVKYFIYKSPLMFFNVFPFAMLFASLLTVRQFVGNNELIAVCASSVSPYRFFFPVVMCGVFFSVTIFLANEVVLPYTNGVVENLEYEIKGKVNPIYRPSSNKVQEIWYRGAGNTFYNMDMLIKSSEELRKVTIYKIDNDFALKERVDAEKAKYRDGKWTLINGMELKFKKDNWDIKETFTKRPGDIKEKFEDFLKVEKKSESMSFFELQSYLARIKNTGIAPQQYVKYLVDLHSKISVPASAVVMTILGIPFALRSRRFKGAMSGIALSIAIGFSYWIIFYMLISMGHGGKIPAIIAAYGAVAIFGAAGFYLFSDLNRKII; encoded by the coding sequence ATGAAGATACTTGACCGATATGTTTTAAAGGAATTTTTGAGGTACCTTTTTCTGACACTTTGCATCTTTGTCGCCATCTATCTTATTGCTGACCTATTTGAAAGGGTAGATGAGATCATAGAGCACAAGGTATCGCTGATGGTTGCTGTAAAATACTTTATCTACAAATCCCCGCTTATGTTCTTTAATGTCTTCCCCTTTGCCATGCTCTTTGCTTCGCTTCTTACGGTAAGACAGTTTGTCGGGAATAATGAGCTTATTGCAGTTTGCGCAAGCTCAGTTTCTCCCTACAGGTTCTTTTTTCCTGTTGTTATGTGCGGAGTGTTTTTTTCGGTCACTATATTCCTTGCCAACGAGGTAGTTCTTCCCTACACAAACGGGGTCGTCGAGAACCTTGAGTACGAGATAAAAGGTAAAGTCAACCCCATATACCGTCCCTCAAGCAACAAGGTTCAGGAGATATGGTACCGCGGGGCAGGAAATACCTTCTACAATATGGACATGCTCATAAAATCTTCAGAAGAATTGAGGAAGGTCACAATCTATAAGATAGATAATGATTTTGCCCTGAAAGAAAGGGTTGATGCCGAGAAGGCAAAGTATCGAGATGGCAAGTGGACATTAATAAACGGCATGGAACTTAAATTTAAAAAAGATAACTGGGACATTAAGGAAACTTTTACCAAACGACCCGGGGACATCAAAGAGAAATTTGAAGATTTCCTCAAGGTTGAGAAAAAATCCGAATCAATGTCATTCTTTGAGCTTCAAAGTTATCTGGCACGCATAAAGAACACAGGGATCGCTCCCCAGCAGTATGTAAAGTATCTTGTGGATCTTCACAGCAAGATTTCCGTTCCTGCGTCAGCAGTGGTAATGACTATACTTGGAATACCCTTTGCACTAAGGAGCAGAAGGTTCAAGGGTGCAATGTCAGGAATAGCTTTAAGCATTGCCATCGGATTTTCTTACTGGATAATCTTCTATATGCTCATATCTATGGGGCATGGCGGGAAGATCCCTGCCATAATCGCAGCTTATGGCGCTGTAGCAATATTTGGCGCCGCGGGATTTTATCTGTTCTCAGATCTTAACAGGAAGATCATCTGA
- a CDS encoding PD-(D/E)XK nuclease family protein, with amino-acid sequence MTTTYSYSRLGTYETCPLQYKFAYIDRIKSDTEGIEAFMGSCFHKVMEHLYKELPFKILPLEDLLVSYDELWEKGWHPDIVVIRKDRTTEDYRACGRESIEKYYRRYHPFNSSKTLFVEKEVKLSLDSEGKYLIKGYVDRIDEQADGSYEIHDYKTGALPDRKRIDGDKQLAIYQIGLSGLFDDVKDVKLIWHYVAYDKEFISTRTLEQLEDVKAQTIALIDEIEAQTEFLPSESFLCEWCGYQELCPRRKHLFKTESLPVNEYLNDDGVKLVNRFMELKGKVSEHKAEIGKLEEELEKVKEAAVVFGKKEGAETIAGSGFKLKISKKTDVSFPEKKDPQRLEIEKIIRDSGKWNEVEGLDIPALKKIYLEKKWDASLIEKLTPFAELKTTTQVTSSKLKEKE; translated from the coding sequence ATGACAACTACCTATTCTTATTCAAGACTCGGAACATACGAGACATGTCCTCTCCAATATAAGTTTGCCTACATTGACAGGATAAAAAGCGACACCGAGGGGATAGAAGCTTTCATGGGTTCATGCTTCCATAAAGTAATGGAGCATCTTTACAAAGAGCTTCCCTTCAAAATTCTTCCCCTTGAAGACCTTCTTGTCAGCTATGACGAACTCTGGGAGAAAGGATGGCACCCGGATATTGTGGTGATAAGAAAAGACAGAACCACTGAAGACTACCGCGCCTGCGGTAGAGAGAGCATAGAAAAATATTACAGGCGCTACCATCCCTTCAACTCATCGAAAACGCTCTTCGTGGAAAAGGAAGTGAAGCTTTCACTCGATAGCGAAGGAAAATATCTCATAAAAGGCTATGTTGATAGGATAGATGAGCAAGCAGACGGCTCATACGAAATCCATGACTATAAAACAGGGGCGCTTCCTGACCGGAAAAGAATAGATGGAGACAAACAGCTCGCCATTTACCAGATAGGGCTTTCAGGGTTATTTGATGATGTAAAGGATGTGAAACTCATCTGGCACTATGTGGCTTATGACAAGGAATTTATCTCGACAAGAACTTTGGAACAGCTTGAAGATGTAAAGGCTCAAACAATTGCGCTCATAGATGAGATAGAAGCTCAAACAGAATTTCTCCCGAGCGAAAGCTTCCTTTGTGAATGGTGCGGCTATCAGGAACTCTGTCCCAGGCGCAAACATCTTTTTAAAACAGAGAGCCTTCCAGTGAATGAATACCTTAACGATGACGGAGTGAAGCTTGTAAACAGATTCATGGAGCTTAAGGGAAAGGTCAGTGAACATAAGGCAGAGATTGGCAAATTGGAAGAAGAGCTTGAGAAGGTAAAAGAGGCGGCGGTTGTCTTCGGGAAAAAAGAAGGTGCTGAAACAATTGCTGGAAGCGGCTTCAAGCTAAAGATAAGCAAAAAGACCGATGTTTCCTTCCCTGAAAAGAAAGACCCTCAACGCCTTGAGATTGAAAAAATCATCAGGGATTCAGGCAAATGGAATGAAGTAGAGGGGCTTGATATTCCCGCTCTTAAAAAAATCTACCTCGAAAAGAAATGGGACGCTTCGCTGATTGAGAAGCTAACGCCCTTTGCAGAACTAAAGACCACAACGCAGGTCACATCTTCAAAGTTAAAGGAGAAGGAATAG
- a CDS encoding type II toxin-antitoxin system HicA family toxin: MAKNILNIVLSGLCDKNIRFEELKKLILSFSFDCRVRGDHHIFSKSGIAEIINLQPLRDGKAKPYQVKQVRNIILRYKLHKEDKNV; this comes from the coding sequence ATGGCAAAAAATATATTAAATATAGTTCTGTCTGGACTTTGTGATAAGAATATTAGATTTGAAGAGTTAAAGAAGCTGATTTTGAGTTTTAGTTTTGACTGTCGTGTTAGAGGAGACCATCATATATTCTCAAAGAGCGGCATTGCTGAAATTATTAATCTTCAGCCACTCCGTGATGGTAAAGCAAAACCATATCAGGTTAAACAGGTGAGAAATATTATCCTGAGATATAAACTCCATAAGGAGGATAAAAATGTATAA
- the hemL gene encoding glutamate-1-semialdehyde 2,1-aminomutase → MKKTYSKNLFKHALEIIPGGVNSPVRAWKAVGGTPIFIERGEGAAVFDADGNSYIDYVCSWGPLIVGHAHPKVISATEKALHNGTSFGAPTEAGLKLCELIVKQIPSIEKVRLVNSGTEAVMSAIRLARGYTGRNKIIKFEGSYHGHWDPLLVSAGSGLATFSVSSSAGVPHDIIKDTLIAPYNDIEAVKKLFARYGQDIACVIVEPVAGNMGVVLPEKDFLSSLRSITEKYGSLLVFDEVITGFRLGAGGAQALYRIKPDLTCLGKIIGGGMPVGAYGGKAKIMDKVSPVGDVYQAGTLSGNPVSCACGIATIKEILKEGFYRRLDSKAEKLCKELKNIASKNRINVVINRAGSMFTVFFTNRDEVKNFTDAQSSDTSLYARYFNLMLCEGVYIPPSQFEANFISSAHSDAQLRKTLDAAEKSFTKLSRI, encoded by the coding sequence ATGAAGAAAACTTATTCAAAAAATCTTTTTAAACATGCGCTAGAAATCATCCCCGGCGGCGTCAACAGTCCGGTGCGTGCATGGAAAGCTGTGGGCGGCACGCCTATTTTCATAGAAAGAGGGGAAGGCGCGGCAGTCTTTGATGCTGACGGGAACAGTTACATTGATTATGTCTGCTCATGGGGACCGCTTATAGTTGGTCATGCTCATCCAAAGGTAATCTCTGCAACAGAAAAAGCGCTTCATAATGGAACAAGCTTCGGCGCTCCCACTGAGGCAGGGCTTAAGCTTTGCGAGCTTATCGTAAAACAGATCCCATCGATTGAAAAAGTGAGGCTTGTAAATTCCGGCACCGAGGCTGTGATGAGCGCAATCCGTCTTGCAAGAGGATATACAGGAAGAAATAAAATAATCAAATTTGAAGGCTCATATCATGGACACTGGGATCCTCTTCTTGTAAGTGCAGGCTCAGGGCTTGCCACATTCTCTGTGAGTTCCTCTGCGGGCGTTCCTCACGACATAATTAAAGATACTCTTATTGCGCCATACAATGACATTGAAGCTGTTAAAAAACTATTTGCCAGATACGGCCAAGACATTGCCTGTGTAATTGTTGAGCCTGTGGCAGGAAACATGGGAGTAGTGCTGCCGGAAAAAGATTTTCTATCTTCTCTTCGCAGTATCACAGAAAAATACGGTTCACTCCTTGTATTCGATGAGGTGATTACAGGATTCAGGCTCGGAGCTGGAGGAGCACAGGCGCTTTACCGGATAAAGCCTGACCTTACATGCCTCGGAAAAATTATTGGAGGCGGGATGCCGGTTGGAGCTTATGGAGGGAAAGCTAAGATAATGGATAAGGTTTCTCCGGTAGGGGATGTATATCAGGCAGGGACATTGTCGGGAAATCCCGTTTCCTGCGCCTGCGGCATTGCGACCATAAAAGAAATTTTAAAGGAAGGATTTTACAGAAGGCTTGATTCAAAAGCAGAGAAGCTCTGCAAAGAGCTTAAAAATATAGCTTCGAAAAACAGAATAAATGTAGTGATAAACAGGGCTGGCTCCATGTTCACTGTTTTTTTTACTAATCGCGATGAGGTTAAGAATTTCACCGATGCGCAAAGTTCTGATACTTCTCTTTATGCCCGTTACTTCAACCTCATGCTTTGCGAAGGGGTCTATATCCCGCCATCGCAGTTTGAGGCGAATTTCATATCCTCTGCGCATAGTGATGCGCAACTTCGAAAAACTTTAGATGCTGCGGAGAAGTCATTTACTAAACTCTCAAGGATATGA
- a CDS encoding ATP-dependent RecD-like DNA helicase, which translates to MAVIQGMIDRIIYNNEENGYTVLKILVDDKSGVTAVGNMQGISAGETLRLEGEWITHKKFGEQFRVDLYKWVFPKTRSGIEKYLASGLIKGVGPVLAKRLVDAYGDKVIDVLDNSPQLLKDIEGIGEKKLAVITKSWSEQKGIRDVMIFLQSFGISPAYASRIYKTYGSGCIPILKENPYRLAYDIIGIGFKTADKIALASGFDKSSPERAKAALLYQLGAILEDGHVCYPEDLLIDECVKLLEHEEKEVISGALQSLILEGLAIREENISPDRRSLIYLRSMYEAEQKIADYISSVCLDGTLLPAESIELELAEMETVLKIRLAHEQKEAINCALKNRLAIITGGPGTGKTTILKFITRLCKRRQLKALLAAPTGRAAKRLSEVTGMEAKTIHRLLEYNPNLGGFQKNGGSQLKADIIILDEASMIDIPLFSEFLEALPQNMRLLMVGDIYQLPSVGPGNLLRDLIESKRIPVVRLEKIFRQEGNSNIITNAHRINSGEFPFIPKFEQSRRGDFYFFQEEEPDKVLKIIENLYCKQIPDKFGFNPFTDIQVLTPMHKGTVGAMNLNSVLQNILNPQKQELVRGSRIFRVNDKVMQIKNNYEKDVFNGDMGRITSIDFEEQTVVVDFDSSYVHYDFSELDELALAYAISIHKSQGSEYKAVIVPILVQHYFLLQRNLIYTAVTRGKQLVIMVGTKKAIGMAISNNRVQERYTLLKERITT; encoded by the coding sequence ATGGCTGTAATACAGGGAATGATTGACCGCATAATCTACAACAATGAGGAGAACGGCTACACTGTTCTCAAAATCCTCGTTGACGACAAGTCAGGCGTGACCGCTGTTGGTAATATGCAGGGGATAAGTGCCGGCGAGACGCTCCGTCTTGAAGGGGAATGGATAACACATAAGAAATTCGGCGAACAGTTCAGGGTTGATTTATACAAGTGGGTCTTCCCCAAGACAAGGAGCGGCATAGAGAAGTACCTTGCCTCAGGATTGATAAAAGGAGTTGGGCCTGTCCTTGCAAAACGCCTTGTTGATGCCTACGGTGACAAGGTGATAGATGTCCTCGACAATTCCCCCCAGCTTTTAAAAGATATCGAAGGCATAGGCGAGAAAAAACTTGCTGTCATTACAAAATCCTGGTCTGAGCAGAAGGGGATAAGAGATGTAATGATTTTCCTTCAATCCTTCGGGATAAGTCCTGCCTATGCATCGAGGATATACAAGACTTACGGGAGCGGATGTATTCCCATATTAAAGGAGAATCCCTACCGCCTTGCATACGACATAATTGGAATCGGATTCAAGACTGCGGATAAGATTGCCCTTGCAAGCGGGTTTGACAAGAGCTCTCCTGAGCGTGCAAAGGCTGCGCTTCTCTATCAGCTTGGAGCCATTTTAGAAGACGGCCATGTGTGCTATCCGGAAGATCTGCTTATAGATGAATGTGTAAAGCTCCTTGAGCATGAGGAAAAAGAAGTGATTTCCGGGGCTTTACAGTCGCTTATCCTTGAAGGTCTCGCCATACGCGAGGAAAATATATCGCCTGACCGCCGCTCTCTTATATATCTTAGAAGTATGTATGAAGCAGAGCAGAAGATCGCAGATTATATTTCTTCTGTCTGCCTGGATGGCACGCTTTTACCTGCGGAGTCAATCGAGCTTGAGCTTGCTGAGATGGAGACGGTCCTTAAGATAAGGCTCGCACATGAGCAGAAGGAGGCAATAAACTGCGCGCTTAAAAACCGTCTTGCGATAATCACAGGCGGACCCGGAACAGGAAAGACCACTATCCTTAAATTCATTACAAGGCTCTGCAAAAGAAGACAGTTGAAGGCGCTCCTTGCTGCGCCTACCGGAAGGGCTGCAAAAAGGCTCTCTGAGGTGACAGGGATGGAGGCAAAGACGATCCACCGCTTGCTTGAGTACAATCCCAATCTCGGAGGATTTCAAAAGAACGGCGGTTCTCAGTTGAAGGCAGACATTATAATCTTAGACGAGGCATCAATGATCGACATCCCACTTTTCAGCGAGTTTTTAGAGGCTTTGCCTCAAAATATGAGGCTCCTTATGGTGGGAGACATCTACCAGCTTCCTTCTGTTGGACCCGGCAATCTGCTTCGCGACCTGATTGAATCGAAAAGGATTCCCGTCGTAAGGCTTGAAAAGATTTTCAGGCAGGAGGGAAACAGCAACATCATAACCAATGCACACAGGATAAACAGCGGAGAGTTTCCATTTATTCCTAAGTTTGAGCAGTCAAGGAGAGGGGATTTCTATTTCTTTCAGGAAGAGGAGCCGGATAAGGTTTTAAAAATCATAGAAAACCTTTACTGTAAACAGATTCCTGATAAATTCGGGTTTAACCCGTTTACAGATATACAGGTGCTCACCCCGATGCACAAGGGAACTGTCGGAGCCATGAATTTAAACAGCGTGCTTCAGAATATTCTTAACCCCCAGAAGCAGGAGCTTGTAAGGGGAAGCCGCATTTTCAGGGTAAACGACAAGGTGATGCAGATAAAGAACAACTACGAGAAGGATGTTTTCAACGGCGATATGGGAAGGATAACATCGATTGATTTTGAGGAGCAGACTGTAGTCGTTGATTTTGATTCATCATATGTGCATTATGATTTTTCCGAGCTTGACGAGCTTGCCCTTGCCTATGCCATATCAATTCATAAATCGCAGGGTTCGGAATATAAGGCGGTGATAGTACCTATCCTTGTCCAGCATTATTTCCTTCTCCAGAGAAATCTCATCTATACGGCAGTGACACGGGGAAAACAGCTTGTGATAATGGTCGGTACCAAGAAAGCCATCGGCATGGCAATCAGCAACAATCGTGTGCAGGAACGATATACGCTGTTAAAGGAAAGAATTACAACTTGA
- a CDS encoding gamma carbonic anhydrase family protein, producing the protein MIIKYKNIEPQIAPNAFIAESADIIGDVIVDELSSLWYKTVARGDVNFIRIGKRTNIQDGSMLHVTTDKYPLIIGDDVTVGHGAILHGCKIGNSCLIGMGAVILDDAKIGDGCIIGAGAVVPEHAVIEPGTLAMGIPAKPKRKLAQEEIEGILQSAVNYIELCRAYR; encoded by the coding sequence ATGATAATAAAATACAAAAACATTGAACCGCAAATCGCCCCGAACGCATTCATAGCAGAGTCGGCAGATATAATAGGAGATGTCATAGTCGATGAGCTTTCAAGCCTCTGGTATAAGACCGTGGCTCGGGGAGATGTCAATTTCATAAGGATTGGCAAGCGCACCAACATACAGGACGGCTCAATGCTTCATGTGACAACCGACAAATATCCTTTGATAATCGGAGATGATGTCACAGTTGGGCATGGCGCAATATTGCACGGCTGTAAAATAGGAAACTCCTGTCTCATCGGGATGGGTGCCGTAATATTAGACGATGCTAAGATAGGTGATGGCTGTATAATAGGCGCAGGCGCTGTTGTTCCGGAACATGCCGTAATCGAGCCGGGAACCCTTGCTATGGGAATACCGGCAAAGCCAAAAAGGAAACTTGCACAAGAAGAGATTGAAGGGATTTTGCAGTCGGCAGTGAATTATATAGAGCTTTGCAGGGCTTACCGTTAA
- a CDS encoding transcriptional regulator, translated as MPAKKFSHLKKKETKNYISQKITSILKILSMIDMGKKVTARSLAEEFECSEKTIYRYIKTIIEADFPIYFDKEAGSYVFQEDFSLKQFVLSPEDLSDFIVLKDLVNSLGLPADSAIKKIFDKITAAVKGAHDGKKSSIVIDLGEKPASPVIDKALSIINEAIKKRVKVRMKYFTLGRKKLTEREVSPYGLIFHEGFWYLIGKCSLHYEIRTFACDQIREIELTDERFGYPSDFSLQKFMSQSFGIITGEEPIDVAIRFSSTVAAQVLRKKWHSSQKEEKLPDGNVILRFQVSGIKEIKNWINSWLPHCEVLEPTELREDIKEELKQAAKLYK; from the coding sequence ATGCCAGCTAAAAAATTCAGCCATCTGAAGAAAAAAGAAACAAAGAACTATATCTCCCAGAAGATTACGAGCATACTCAAGATACTGAGCATGATTGACATGGGGAAAAAGGTCACTGCCCGAAGCCTTGCCGAAGAATTCGAATGCTCTGAAAAAACAATCTACCGCTACATTAAAACAATAATCGAAGCGGATTTTCCCATATATTTTGACAAGGAAGCAGGTTCTTATGTTTTCCAGGAGGATTTTTCCCTTAAACAATTTGTGCTGAGCCCTGAAGACCTTTCTGATTTTATTGTTTTGAAGGATCTCGTTAACAGTCTGGGGCTTCCGGCAGATTCAGCCATAAAAAAGATATTTGATAAGATCACCGCCGCCGTAAAGGGTGCTCATGACGGAAAGAAGTCTTCCATAGTAATAGATCTTGGCGAAAAGCCGGCTTCTCCGGTTATAGACAAAGCACTCAGCATAATAAACGAGGCTATAAAGAAAAGGGTAAAAGTCCGGATGAAATATTTTACTTTGGGAAGAAAGAAACTGACGGAAAGAGAAGTCTCTCCCTATGGGCTCATATTCCATGAGGGTTTCTGGTATCTTATTGGGAAATGTAGTTTGCATTATGAAATCCGCACCTTTGCATGCGACCAGATAAGGGAAATAGAACTAACTGACGAGCGTTTTGGATACCCTTCTGATTTTAGTCTTCAAAAATTCATGTCCCAAAGCTTCGGAATTATAACAGGCGAGGAGCCGATTGATGTTGCTATAAGATTCAGCTCTACAGTTGCCGCTCAGGTATTAAGAAAAAAATGGCATTCATCGCAGAAAGAAGAAAAACTTCCTGACGGAAATGTCATCCTCAGGTTTCAGGTTTCCGGTATAAAAGAGATAAAGAACTGGATAAATTCCTGGCTTCCTCATTGCGAAGTTTTAGAACCTACCGAGCTTCGCGAAGACATAAAAGAAGAATTAAAACAAGCAGCTAAGCTCTACAAATAA
- a CDS encoding bifunctional precorrin-2 dehydrogenase/sirohydrochlorin ferrochelatase, producing the protein MTKKFLYPANLNLSGKLCVVIGGGKVAERKVRGLLRCGANVKLIGREILPSLLRLAQKGEIKVLARNYRGTDLKRAFVVMAATDDESINKKVAADARKAGIIVNVADKPSLCDFTLPSIVRRGTLSIAISTDGNAPFLAKAMRKYIEKEIGREYTLYAKILSKVREEAIKNNLPQSAKKRIFNKVSDGVLLEMIRRKESLQEINKFLNKIGAGFNNDNKIQKH; encoded by the coding sequence ATGACAAAAAAATTTCTATACCCGGCAAATCTCAACCTAAGCGGCAAGCTATGTGTGGTCATAGGAGGGGGAAAGGTTGCTGAAAGAAAAGTAAGAGGGCTTTTAAGATGCGGCGCCAATGTGAAACTGATAGGAAGAGAAATTTTGCCCTCGCTTTTAAGGCTTGCTCAAAAAGGAGAAATAAAGGTTCTTGCGAGAAATTACAGAGGGACTGATTTAAAACGAGCTTTTGTTGTAATGGCTGCGACAGACGATGAAAGCATAAATAAAAAAGTAGCCGCTGATGCCCGTAAAGCCGGCATAATCGTGAATGTCGCGGACAAGCCCTCACTTTGCGATTTTACCCTTCCATCAATAGTCAGGCGTGGCACATTATCCATTGCAATATCAACAGATGGGAACGCGCCGTTCCTTGCAAAGGCAATGAGAAAGTATATTGAAAAGGAAATTGGAAGGGAGTACACACTTTACGCAAAGATTCTTTCAAAGGTGAGAGAGGAGGCAATAAAAAACAATCTCCCGCAATCTGCAAAGAAAAGAATCTTCAATAAAGTCTCAGACGGGGTTTTGCTTGAAATGATTCGAAGGAAAGAAAGCTTACAGGAAATAAATAAATTCCTTAATAAAATAGGAGCTGGTTTTAACAATGATAATAAAATACAAAAACATTGA